A window from Dama dama isolate Ldn47 chromosome 11, ASM3311817v1, whole genome shotgun sequence encodes these proteins:
- the LYG2 gene encoding lysozyme g-like protein 2 — protein MLYFALFGGLFVLIGTSRGSHTFTHTMSPRLHFRLYHGCYGDIMTMDTPGVPCDNTRLIACGIRGSEMFAEMDLKALQSYQILIKEIGLRHCVDPALIAAIISRESHGGTILLDGWDHTGLKFGLMQLDKNIHHPVGTWDGKEHLLQAVGILTDRIKATQKKFPSWSAAQHLKGGLSAFKSGTEVIATSADIQADYVNDILARAKFYKKHGF, from the exons ATGCTATATTTTGCCCTGTTTGGGGGCCTTTTTGTCCTCATTG GCACGTCTAGGGGCTCACACACCTTCACTCACACAATGAGTCCTCGCCTGCACTTCCGCCTGTACCATGGCTGCTACGGCGACATCATGACCATGGACACCCCTGGTGTCCCCTGTGATAACACCAGGCTGATTGCCTGCG GCATCCGTGGTTCTGAGATGTTTGCGGAGATGGATTTGAAGGCCTTACAGTCTTACCAAATTCTGATCAAAGAAATTGGACTGCGGCACTGCGTGGACCCTGCTCTCATTGCAGCCATCATCTCTAGAGAAAGTCACGGTGGAACCATCCTGCTGGATGGCTGGGACCACACAGGACTGAAGTTTGGCCTGATGCAG CTTGATAAAAATATTCATCATCCTGTTGGTACCTGGGATGGCAAAGAACACCTTTTGCAGGCTGTTGGGATTCTCACAGACAGAATTAAGGCAACCCAGAAAAAATTCCCCAGCTGGAGTGCGGCTCAACACCTCAAAG GTGGTCTCTCAGCCTTCAAGTCAGGAACTGAAGTCATTGCCACCTCCGCAGACATACAGGCTGACTATGTTAATGATATTTTAGCCCGAGCTAAATTCTATAAGAAACACGGCTTCTAG